A genome region from Hemitrygon akajei chromosome 14, sHemAka1.3, whole genome shotgun sequence includes the following:
- the ndufa9a gene encoding NADH dehydrogenase [ubiquinone] 1 alpha subcomplex subunit 9, mitochondrial: protein MAAVLGGGVRHRVLPMSRAVSPGFDSVVSILIQKRNTHHAVIPAGKGGRSSFSGIVATVFGASGFLGRYVVNRLGRIGSQVVIPYRCDPYDVNHLKPMGDLGQLTFLEWNPRDKDSTRQAVGCSNVVINLVGREWETHNFRFEDVHVKIPQDIAHASKEAGVEKLIHVSHLNADIKSISKLLRTKAVGEMAVREEFPDSIIIKPSEIFGREDKFLNYFSQMRWFGRATPLISMGKKTVKQPVYVVDVAKAIVSAIKDPNSSGKTYVTVGPHRYLLHDLVEYVYAVMHRPFISYPLPRPLYHLAAKLFELSPFDKWTSRDKVDRLHITDMKYADLPGLEDLGIIPTPIEQKAIEVLRRHRRYRWYSADVEHAKPATPVNY, encoded by the exons ATGGCGGCGGTGCTGGGTGGCGGCGTCCGCCACCGCGTCCTTCCAATGTCAC GTGCTGTGTCACCAGGTTTTGACTCAGTAGTGTCCATTTTAATTCAAAAACGGAATACTCATCATGCTGTTATTCCCGCTGGTAAAGGTGGCCGATCATCTTTTAGTGGGATCGTGGCGACAGTTTTTGGAGCATCTGGATTTCTTGGACGATATGTGGTAAACAGACTTG GACGGATTGGCTCTCAAGTAGTGATCCCATATCGCTGTGATCCATATGATGTTAACCATCTCAAACCCATGGGTGATCTTGGACAGCTGACTTTTCTA GAATGGAATCCCAGAGATAAAGATTCAACGAGACAAGCCGTCGGATGTTCCAATGTTGTTATTAATCTTGTTGGAAGGGAGTGGGAAACTCA TAACTTCAGGTTTGAGGATGTACATGTCAAAATTCCACAAGACATTGCTCATGCCTCCAAGGAAGCTGGAGTTGAAAAATTAATCCATGTTTCTCATCTGAATGCTGACATAAAGAGTATTTCAAAGCTCCTAAGAACAAAG GCTGTCGGAGAAATGGCTGTGAGAGAAGAGTTTCCAGATTCCATCATCATCAAACCATCTGAAATATTTGGAAGAGAAGACAAATTCCTAAATTATTTTTCAC AAATGCGTTGGTTTGGGCGTGCCACACCACTTATTTCTATGGGCAAGAAGACTGTGAAGCAGCCTGTATAT GTGGTGGATGTGGCTAAAGCAATTGTAAGTGCTATTAAAGATCCCAATTCCAGTGGGAAAACATATGTTACAGTTGG GCCCCATCGATACCTTCTTCATGACCTTGTGGAATATGTATATGCTGTTATGCATAGACCATTTATTTCTTACCCATTGCCAAGACCTCTCTATCA CTTGGCAGCAAAGCTGTTTGAACTAAGCCCATTTGACAAGTGGACATCACGAGACAAAGTGGACAGG TTGCACATCACAGATATGAAGTATGCTGACCTtcctgggctggaggacctgggAATTATCCCAACACCCATTGAACAAAAAGCAATTGAAGTTCTCCGACGTCATCGCAGGTACCGCTGGTATAGCGCTGACGTAGAGCATGCAAAACCAGCAACACCTGTGAATTACTGA